Proteins found in one Corynebacterium zhongnanshanii genomic segment:
- a CDS encoding 3'-5' exonuclease, which translates to MSPTQQEIIQKLQSAKNNSVTIDIETTGLDPHSDRIIEIAATRIVNGRVTESFHTLVNPAVRLSPFITDLTGLSDGLLATAPRFEEITDELTAFLHLDGSIPGDTTPAENLSPAQDSATDTLVGHNVQFDYAFLQSELIRAALATDQAYRPYTPRLLCTAEAARALIPREKVGRYRLDRLAELLNTAHKPRHRAQADVAATMDLVVELSKLPIEV; encoded by the coding sequence GTGAGCCCAACACAGCAAGAGATCATTCAGAAGCTTCAGAGCGCCAAGAACAACAGCGTCACAATCGATATCGAGACCACTGGCCTTGATCCCCACTCCGACAGAATCATTGAAATCGCTGCCACGCGCATTGTTAACGGTCGCGTCACCGAGAGCTTCCACACACTTGTTAATCCCGCTGTGCGTCTCTCCCCTTTTATTACGGATCTCACGGGCTTAAGTGATGGCCTCCTCGCCACAGCACCGCGCTTTGAGGAGATTACTGACGAGCTGACCGCGTTCCTCCACCTTGATGGCAGCATTCCCGGAGACACGACCCCTGCCGAGAACCTCTCCCCTGCCCAGGATTCAGCTACGGACACATTGGTGGGACACAATGTGCAGTTCGACTACGCCTTTTTGCAAAGCGAGCTCATCAGGGCTGCCCTCGCAACAGACCAGGCCTATCGACCGTACACGCCACGGCTACTGTGCACTGCCGAAGCAGCACGGGCCCTCATCCCCCGCGAGAAGGTCGGAAGATACCGTCTAGACCGCCTTGCAGAGCTTCTGAACACGGCGCATAAGCCACGCCACCGTGCACAAGCGGATGTGGCAGCCACCATGGATCTTGTGGTGGAGCTCTCTAAACTGCCCATCGAGGTATAA
- a CDS encoding ROK family protein, producing the protein MIEGHVTDELTIGVDIGGTNFRAAVVDAEGTILDTEQLPTPSSVSALEEALELAIAELRGRHPSVVSVGLAVAGFIDETRTRVRFAPHLPWRHQEIVQRLSTRLGLPVVLEHDANSAAIGEHAFGAAQGVDNWVLFALGTGIGGAVMINGRIYRGAFGTAPEFGHLTVMPKGRACPCGKRGCLERYCSGSALALAAQDLMATRRYSASRLVDAYANKAEELTGRVIVDAARHGDALAQEAVDEVATWLGQGLGLVQDIFDPELIVIGGGLSTEADLFMDTAKSELGSSIVGSGYRPVSRVAAAQLGGDAGMIGVALLARQEAGERTHRRHEGT; encoded by the coding sequence ATGATCGAGGGTCATGTGACGGACGAACTGACAATCGGCGTGGATATCGGAGGAACGAACTTCCGCGCCGCTGTGGTAGACGCCGAGGGAACGATCCTCGATACTGAGCAGCTGCCCACGCCGTCGAGCGTGTCCGCGCTGGAAGAGGCCCTCGAGTTGGCGATCGCGGAGCTTCGTGGGCGCCACCCGTCTGTGGTGTCGGTGGGCCTGGCTGTCGCTGGTTTCATCGACGAAACTCGCACGCGCGTGCGCTTCGCGCCGCACCTGCCGTGGCGCCATCAGGAGATCGTTCAGCGCCTCAGCACCCGTCTCGGTCTTCCTGTGGTGTTGGAGCACGACGCCAACTCCGCGGCCATCGGGGAGCACGCCTTCGGTGCGGCACAAGGGGTGGATAATTGGGTTCTGTTCGCGCTCGGGACGGGCATTGGCGGTGCCGTGATGATCAACGGACGGATCTACCGGGGCGCGTTTGGCACGGCTCCAGAGTTCGGCCACTTGACGGTGATGCCAAAAGGGCGAGCATGTCCCTGCGGCAAGCGCGGATGCCTGGAGCGTTATTGCTCCGGGTCGGCCCTGGCGCTGGCGGCGCAGGACCTCATGGCCACGCGGCGCTACTCCGCGTCCCGACTGGTGGACGCCTATGCGAATAAGGCCGAGGAGCTCACCGGACGGGTCATCGTGGATGCCGCACGGCACGGCGACGCCCTGGCGCAAGAGGCCGTGGACGAGGTGGCCACGTGGCTGGGACAGGGCTTGGGCCTGGTGCAAGACATCTTCGATCCCGAGCTGATCGTGATCGGTGGGGGACTGAGCACGGAGGCTGACCTGTTCATGGACACGGCGAAATCGGAGTTGGGGAGCAGCATTGTGGGTTCGGGCTACCGGCCCGTATCGCGCGTGGCAGCGGCACAGCTGGGGGGTGATGCGGGTATGATAGGCGTAGCTTTATTGGCCCGCCAGGAGGCTGGCGAGCGTACACATCGGCGTCACGAGGGAACATAA
- a CDS encoding cytochrome c oxidase subunit 3, producing the protein MTSAVENPGMAAPQRVATLNRPNMVSVGTIVFLSQELMFFAGLFAMYFVSKANSGGNWPSEPTELNVPFAAGITIILVASSVTAQFGVFAAERGDVFGLRKWYAISALMGLVFLIGQGYEYAHLVQHGTTIPGSVYGSAFYITTGFHGAHVLAGVLAFGVVLLRTAKSKFTPAQATAAVVVSYYWHFVDVVWIALWITIYFIQ; encoded by the coding sequence GTGACGAGCGCAGTTGAAAACCCAGGTATGGCAGCACCACAGCGTGTTGCGACATTGAACCGTCCAAACATGGTCAGTGTCGGCACGATTGTGTTCCTGTCTCAAGAATTAATGTTCTTTGCTGGTCTGTTCGCGATGTACTTCGTGTCCAAGGCCAACTCCGGAGGGAATTGGCCCTCCGAACCGACCGAGCTGAATGTGCCATTCGCGGCGGGAATCACCATCATCCTGGTGGCGTCCTCCGTAACCGCACAGTTTGGCGTGTTCGCAGCGGAGAGGGGAGACGTATTCGGATTGCGTAAGTGGTACGCAATCTCTGCTCTGATGGGACTTGTGTTCCTCATCGGACAGGGCTACGAGTATGCACACCTCGTGCAGCACGGCACCACCATTCCAGGTTCCGTGTACGGCTCCGCCTTCTACATCACCACCGGCTTCCACGGTGCCCACGTTCTCGCGGGTGTCCTGGCCTTCGGTGTGGTGCTGCTGCGAACCGCTAAATCTAAGTTCACCCCAGCGCAGGCAACCGCTGCCGTTGTTGTGTCTTACTACTGGCACTTCGTCGACGTGGTCTGGATTGCACTGTGGATCACCATTTACTTCATCCAGTAG
- a CDS encoding NlpC/P60 family protein: MGKHSVKANRTVRNSAVIAAVGVSAAVLAPASAQAAQAVHTPSGFTFDIPDEFAAQAQPHLAQAGVQLNGVAQQAAVSPLAEKIAAPVAGNQKVADSALSQVGAPYQWGGTSPAGFDCSGLVQWAFAQHGKKIPRTSSAQIAGGSPVSLSNIQVGDVVGYYGGNSHVAIYIGDGKVVHAINSGTPVKVTDMNYMPVNSVVRF, encoded by the coding sequence ATGGGCAAGCACTCTGTAAAGGCGAATCGCACCGTACGTAACTCCGCAGTCATCGCTGCTGTGGGAGTCAGTGCGGCTGTGTTGGCGCCAGCCTCCGCGCAGGCCGCTCAAGCTGTACACACCCCGTCCGGCTTCACCTTCGACATTCCAGATGAGTTCGCCGCCCAGGCTCAGCCTCACCTGGCTCAGGCCGGCGTGCAGCTGAACGGTGTTGCTCAGCAGGCTGCTGTGTCTCCTCTGGCTGAGAAGATCGCTGCTCCTGTCGCTGGTAACCAGAAGGTTGCGGACTCCGCACTGTCGCAGGTGGGCGCTCCATACCAGTGGGGTGGAACCTCCCCAGCTGGCTTCGACTGCTCCGGTCTGGTCCAGTGGGCATTCGCACAGCACGGCAAGAAGATCCCACGCACCTCTTCCGCTCAGATCGCCGGCGGAAGCCCTGTGAGCCTGTCCAACATCCAGGTGGGTGACGTTGTGGGCTACTATGGCGGCAACTCCCACGTGGCCATCTACATCGGTGACGGCAAGGTTGTGCACGCCATCAACTCCGGCACCCCTGTGAAGGTGACCGACATGAACTACATGCCAGTTAACTCCGTGGTGCGTTTCTAG
- a CDS encoding c-type cytochrome: protein METHSTHADASQQASGATSGATARRRRRIRKALASALALAFALTGAGFLANALTPDAQTAVARQDETALVEQGKEIYEIACITCHGANLQGVKDRGPSLVGVGEGAVYFQVHSGRMPMLRNEAQAARKQPRYSEQQTLALAAYVNANGGGPGIVRDEDGTISMESLRGKNNQDGKIDPADVARGSDLFRLNCASCHNFTGRGGALSGGKYAPVLDPANEQEIYQAMLTGPQNMPKFSDRQLTADEKKDIIAFIKSSKETPNQGGYGLGGIGPVTEGMLMWFFGIVIMIAFAMWIGSRS from the coding sequence ATGGAAACACATTCCACACACGCAGACGCTAGCCAGCAGGCTAGCGGTGCCACGAGCGGTGCGACCGCTCGTCGGCGGCGCAGGATCCGTAAGGCTCTGGCGAGTGCCTTGGCGTTGGCCTTCGCATTGACCGGTGCCGGATTCCTAGCCAACGCATTAACTCCTGACGCTCAGACCGCAGTGGCTCGCCAGGACGAGACCGCTTTGGTGGAGCAGGGTAAGGAGATCTACGAGATCGCCTGTATCACTTGCCACGGTGCCAACCTTCAAGGTGTGAAGGATCGTGGACCTTCTCTGGTCGGTGTTGGCGAAGGCGCCGTGTACTTCCAGGTGCACTCCGGCCGCATGCCGATGCTCCGTAACGAAGCACAGGCCGCTCGCAAGCAGCCACGCTACTCCGAGCAGCAGACCCTGGCTCTGGCCGCATACGTCAACGCTAACGGTGGCGGCCCAGGAATCGTTCGCGACGAGGACGGCACCATCTCCATGGAGTCCCTGCGCGGAAAGAACAACCAGGACGGCAAGATTGACCCAGCTGACGTAGCTCGCGGTTCCGATCTGTTCCGTTTGAACTGTGCATCCTGCCACAACTTCACCGGCCGTGGTGGAGCGCTTTCTGGTGGTAAGTACGCACCGGTTCTGGACCCAGCAAACGAGCAGGAAATCTACCAGGCTATGCTGACCGGTCCACAGAACATGCCTAAGTTCTCCGATCGCCAGCTGACCGCTGATGAGAAGAAGGACATCATCGCTTTCATTAAGTCTTCTAAGGAGACTCCTAACCAAGGTGGTTACGGACTGGGCGGAATTGGTCCAGTTACTGAGGGCATGCTGATGTGGTTCTTCGGCATCGTTATTATGATCGCCTTCGCAATGTGGATTGGATCTCGCTCATGA
- a CDS encoding glycosyltransferase family 4 protein produces MPASHPRVLVVTNDFPPTVGGIQSYLRDYVATLDPSRVVVFASTQDGDAATIFDAERAYTVVRWPRTVMLPTPAVARRMAQLIREHDIHTVWFGAAAPLAALAPQARRAGARRIIASTHGHEVGWSMLPGARQVLRYIGRHVDTLTYVSRYARNRFAGAFGPDVGWEPMPGGVDTTVFRPQPELSAQLRRRHGLEDASVIVAVSRLVPRKGQDTLIKALPTILKRVPNAHLLLVGPGDYRSALRRLAVALGVEDHVTMTGPVDFAELAGYYGAGDVFALPVRTQLGGLSVEGLGIVFLEAQACGVATVAGNGGGAPETVIDGSTGLVVDGRSPERVADTLADLLNNPEMRHQLADRGVTAVNHAWTWDALGAQLRAVIAGDGGIPPRHSWNAAGDTLGSAPVTRD; encoded by the coding sequence ATGCCCGCCAGCCATCCCCGCGTCCTGGTTGTCACCAACGATTTCCCGCCGACCGTCGGTGGGATCCAGAGCTACCTGCGTGACTATGTGGCGACGTTGGATCCCTCTCGCGTGGTCGTGTTTGCCTCCACGCAGGACGGGGATGCCGCCACGATATTCGACGCCGAGCGCGCATACACCGTGGTGCGGTGGCCACGGACAGTGATGCTTCCAACACCCGCCGTGGCCCGCCGGATGGCGCAGCTCATTCGCGAACACGACATTCACACCGTGTGGTTCGGCGCGGCAGCTCCGCTGGCGGCGTTGGCACCCCAGGCGCGGCGCGCAGGCGCTCGCCGCATCATCGCCTCCACCCACGGGCACGAGGTCGGCTGGTCCATGCTGCCGGGCGCCCGGCAGGTTTTGCGCTATATCGGGCGCCACGTGGACACGCTCACCTATGTCTCTCGCTATGCCCGGAACCGCTTCGCCGGAGCCTTTGGGCCTGACGTGGGCTGGGAGCCCATGCCCGGCGGGGTGGACACCACGGTGTTCCGGCCGCAACCGGAGCTGTCGGCACAGCTACGCCGCCGCCACGGGCTGGAGGATGCCTCGGTGATCGTGGCCGTATCCAGGCTGGTGCCTCGAAAAGGGCAGGACACGCTGATCAAGGCACTGCCTACAATTCTGAAGCGCGTGCCCAACGCGCATCTGCTGCTGGTGGGGCCGGGGGACTATCGCTCGGCGCTGCGCCGTCTGGCCGTGGCGCTGGGCGTCGAGGATCATGTGACGATGACAGGCCCGGTCGATTTCGCAGAATTGGCCGGGTACTACGGCGCGGGGGATGTTTTTGCCCTGCCCGTGCGCACGCAGCTGGGGGGCCTGAGCGTGGAGGGGCTCGGCATCGTGTTCCTGGAGGCTCAGGCCTGCGGGGTGGCTACGGTGGCAGGCAATGGCGGAGGAGCCCCGGAGACCGTGATCGACGGATCGACCGGGCTGGTTGTGGACGGTCGCAGCCCTGAGCGTGTGGCTGACACACTGGCCGACCTGCTGAACAACCCTGAGATGCGGCATCAACTAGCTGACCGTGGCGTGACGGCGGTGAACCACGCGTGGACGTGGGACGCGCTGGGGGCTCAGCTTCGCGCGGTGATCGCCGGGGACGGAGGCATCCCGCCGCGGCACAGCTGGAATGCAGCGGGCGACACGCTCGGTTCGGCACCTGTGACACGCGACTGA
- a CDS encoding lysophospholipid acyltransferase family protein, whose translation MQNRTYWWLKHVFIGPFLHVWNRPFARGMDKIPSDGPAILASNHLAVMDSFYLPLMSPRQLTFLAKKEYFTTPGFVGGIQKWFFSSVGQVPIDRSDKDSQDAAMATALEVLKKGDPLGMYPEGTRSPDGRLYRGKTGLARIALQTGVPVYPVAMINTHKVNPIGSWIPRPLRCGMIVGDPIDPADFADQGDEYAQARALTDRIMEELAALSGQEYVADFYAADVKKSLEAGHGYPAGSEPRR comes from the coding sequence ATGCAGAATCGAACGTATTGGTGGCTGAAGCATGTTTTCATTGGTCCTTTCCTGCATGTTTGGAATAGGCCATTTGCCCGAGGAATGGACAAGATCCCCTCGGACGGTCCGGCGATCCTCGCTTCCAATCACCTGGCGGTGATGGACAGCTTTTACCTGCCGTTGATGTCCCCCCGCCAGCTGACCTTCCTGGCAAAGAAGGAATACTTCACCACCCCTGGATTCGTGGGAGGTATCCAGAAGTGGTTCTTCAGCTCCGTGGGACAGGTTCCCATTGACCGCTCCGATAAGGACTCCCAGGATGCCGCCATGGCTACGGCCCTGGAGGTCCTCAAGAAGGGTGACCCGCTGGGCATGTACCCCGAAGGCACTCGCTCCCCGGACGGTCGCCTATACCGCGGAAAGACGGGCCTGGCCCGCATCGCGCTGCAGACCGGCGTGCCGGTCTACCCCGTGGCCATGATCAACACCCACAAGGTCAACCCCATCGGCAGCTGGATTCCGCGTCCATTGCGTTGCGGGATGATCGTGGGAGATCCCATCGACCCTGCCGACTTCGCTGACCAGGGCGATGAATACGCCCAGGCCCGAGCGCTGACAGACCGCATCATGGAGGAGCTCGCCGCACTGTCCGGCCAGGAGTACGTGGCGGACTTTTATGCGGCGGACGTGAAGAAGAGCCTGGAAGCCGGACACGGCTACCCAGCGGGGTCCGAACCGCGGCGTTAG
- a CDS encoding cytochrome b yields MSKTKVNRAALAANNIDERYTASGIIRPNINKVFPTHWSFMLGEIALYAFIILILSGVYLTLFFDPSMSKVIYDGAYAPLNGVEMSAAYHTALNISFEVRGGLFIRQVHHWAALLFAISIMVHMFRIFFTGAFRKPREANWVIGCLLLLLSVAEGFFGYSLPDDLLSGVGLRIMSAIVVALPIVGTWLHWIMFAGDFPGEIIIPRLYIAHVLLIPGILLALIAAHVALVWYQKHTQFPGPGRIENNVVGIRILPVFGIKAASFGLFTFGVIALLSGLFQINAIWNLGPYNPSQVSAGSQPDIYMLWTDGAARVMPAWELYLGNYTIPAVFWVALLLGILVALLFAYPWIEQKMTGDTAHHNLLQRPRDVPTRTAIGVMAIVFYVLLTISGGNDLVAYHFQISLNAMTWVGRIGLVLLPPIAYFITYRLCISLQRNDREVLEHGIETGTIRQLASGEFIEVHQPLGPVDEHGHAIPLEYQGAAVPKTMNELGFGGHPARGSFFKADPQDIVSKVEDIEHRNHLEQKEMFEKLQQRNRIELEGDDK; encoded by the coding sequence ATGAGTAAAACTAAAGTAAACCGCGCAGCACTCGCGGCAAACAACATCGACGAGCGGTACACTGCCTCCGGCATCATCCGCCCAAACATCAACAAGGTGTTCCCAACGCACTGGTCCTTCATGCTGGGCGAGATCGCGTTGTACGCCTTCATCATCCTGATCCTGTCAGGTGTGTACCTCACCCTGTTCTTCGATCCTTCGATGAGCAAGGTGATCTACGACGGTGCGTACGCACCGCTGAACGGTGTGGAAATGTCCGCGGCTTACCACACTGCACTGAACATTTCCTTTGAGGTGCGCGGCGGTCTCTTCATCCGCCAGGTCCACCACTGGGCAGCACTGCTGTTCGCCATCTCCATCATGGTGCACATGTTCCGCATCTTCTTCACGGGTGCGTTCCGTAAGCCACGTGAGGCGAACTGGGTCATCGGCTGCTTGCTGCTGCTCCTGTCTGTGGCAGAAGGCTTCTTCGGCTACTCCCTGCCAGACGACCTGCTGTCCGGTGTTGGTCTGCGCATTATGTCCGCCATCGTTGTGGCCCTGCCAATCGTTGGTACCTGGCTGCACTGGATCATGTTCGCTGGCGACTTCCCAGGCGAGATCATCATTCCTCGCCTGTACATCGCACACGTTCTGCTGATCCCAGGCATCCTGCTGGCTCTGATTGCTGCCCACGTTGCTCTGGTCTGGTACCAGAAGCACACCCAGTTCCCTGGACCGGGCCGCATCGAGAACAACGTTGTGGGTATCCGAATCCTGCCAGTGTTCGGTATCAAGGCCGCATCCTTCGGTCTGTTCACCTTCGGTGTGATCGCACTGCTGAGTGGTCTGTTCCAGATCAACGCCATCTGGAACCTGGGTCCATACAACCCATCTCAGGTGTCCGCCGGTTCTCAGCCTGATATCTACATGCTGTGGACGGATGGCGCAGCACGTGTTATGCCAGCGTGGGAGCTCTACCTCGGCAACTACACCATCCCTGCCGTGTTCTGGGTAGCCCTGCTCCTCGGAATCCTGGTGGCCCTGCTGTTCGCCTACCCATGGATCGAGCAGAAGATGACGGGCGACACCGCGCACCACAACCTGCTGCAGCGTCCACGCGACGTGCCTACCCGCACCGCTATCGGTGTGATGGCTATCGTGTTCTACGTTCTGTTGACGATCTCCGGTGGTAACGACCTGGTTGCGTACCACTTCCAGATCTCCCTGAACGCCATGACCTGGGTTGGTCGTATCGGCTTGGTTCTGCTGCCACCGATCGCGTACTTCATCACCTACCGTCTGTGCATCAGCCTGCAGCGCAATGACCGCGAGGTTCTGGAGCACGGTATCGAGACCGGTACCATCCGCCAGCTGGCTAGCGGTGAGTTCATCGAGGTTCACCAGCCGCTGGGTCCTGTGGACGAGCACGGCCACGCTATTCCTCTGGAGTACCAGGGTGCTGCCGTTCCGAAGACCATGAACGAACTTGGCTTCGGTGGTCACCCAGCCCGTGGTTCCTTCTTCAAGGCGGACCCACAGGACATTGTCTCCAAGGTTGAGGACATCGAGCACCGCAACCACCTGGAGCAGAAGGAAATGTTCGAGAAGTTGCAGCAGCGCAACCGCATCGAGCTTGAGGGTGACGATAAGTAA
- a CDS encoding ubiquinol-cytochrome c reductase iron-sulfur subunit, which yields MSDVNRNYTNEELDKMSNDELARLGTELDGVTVAYRKERFPVAGDPAEKRAERKVATFFALSVLMGLAFIAVYLFWPWTYKHMEQEGLWTYTLYTPLLGVTGGLALVFMGIGIASYTKTFIPEEISVQTRHDGPSDEVDRRTLVALLNDSWQTSTLGRRPVIAGLAGAGAVLAGISIILPLGGIVKNPWKPKAMGIQGDGTLWTTGWTLASQGETVYLGRDTAAIAEKHDGHYSTKGVSRLVRMRAEDLDAGAMETVFPMTEDMINDGDVYDADRDVYEEHMHSIHGPRNAVMLIRLRHADALKAIPREGQEDFHYGDYFAYSKICTHIGCPTSLYEQQTNRILCPCHQSQFDALQYGKPVFGPAARALPQLPITVDKEGYLIAKGDFIEPVGPAFWERRS from the coding sequence ATGAGTGATGTGAATCGTAACTACACAAACGAAGAGCTCGACAAGATGAGCAATGATGAACTTGCCCGTCTCGGAACTGAGCTCGACGGCGTTACCGTTGCCTACCGCAAGGAACGCTTCCCAGTTGCTGGTGACCCAGCTGAAAAGCGCGCTGAGCGCAAGGTCGCAACCTTCTTCGCTCTGTCCGTGCTGATGGGCCTCGCGTTCATCGCGGTCTACCTCTTCTGGCCATGGACCTACAAGCACATGGAGCAGGAGGGTCTGTGGACCTACACCCTGTACACCCCATTGCTGGGCGTGACCGGTGGCCTGGCTCTGGTGTTCATGGGTATCGGTATCGCGTCCTACACGAAGACCTTCATTCCTGAAGAGATCTCCGTACAGACCCGCCACGACGGTCCTTCCGACGAGGTTGACCGCCGTACCCTGGTGGCTCTGCTGAATGACTCTTGGCAGACCTCCACTCTCGGCCGTCGTCCCGTGATCGCCGGTCTGGCCGGTGCTGGTGCGGTGCTTGCCGGAATCAGCATCATCCTGCCACTGGGCGGCATCGTGAAGAACCCATGGAAGCCTAAGGCAATGGGCATCCAGGGTGACGGCACCCTGTGGACCACCGGATGGACCCTTGCCTCCCAAGGTGAGACTGTCTACCTGGGCCGCGACACCGCTGCCATCGCTGAAAAGCACGACGGCCACTACAGCACCAAGGGCGTGTCCCGCTTGGTACGCATGCGTGCCGAGGACCTGGACGCCGGAGCAATGGAAACGGTCTTCCCAATGACCGAGGACATGATCAACGACGGCGATGTCTACGATGCCGACCGGGATGTCTACGAGGAGCACATGCACTCCATTCACGGCCCACGTAACGCCGTGATGCTGATCCGCTTGCGCCACGCAGACGCCCTGAAGGCTATCCCACGTGAAGGTCAGGAAGACTTCCACTACGGTGACTACTTCGCCTACTCCAAGATCTGTACCCACATCGGCTGCCCTACGTCCCTGTACGAGCAGCAGACCAACCGCATCCTCTGCCCATGCCACCAGTCGCAGTTTGATGCCTTGCAGTACGGTAAGCCAGTCTTCGGTCCCGCTGCACGTGCATTGCCACAGCTGCCGATCACCGTGGACAAAGAGGGCTACCTTATCGCCAAGGGCGACTTCATTGAGCCTGTCGGCCCTGCATTCTGGGAGCGTCGTTCATGA
- a CDS encoding NlpC/P60 family protein, with amino-acid sequence MKLNSALRTAAVVVALGSSATVLTIPAAGAQDVPAHAPATPGDRAAEIQALLDKPIPTDVDALLKHVGEVSRLAGETNDQVEALKVELAESQKRIEEANARIDEAQQRSDQRVAELEVSKGRVEDVSRALYNGGTASELSAISGSADPREAVEKTAYLESIANHNSFAIKAAEEDLKGIVDARNDAALARAKAQAEQRHVARQQAELESRSAQLEELKRTVMKAVDNLSPADRERWVAQNGPIDVNVDEFLSRLKAGGSPAASAYAQGVVGAALSKLGSPYSWGAAGPDAFDCSGLMYWSYQQQGKTIPRTSQAQLNGGQSVSRDSIQPGDIVAYYPGATHVGMYIGDGKIVHASDYGIPVQVVPLDSMPIVGISRY; translated from the coding sequence GTGAAGTTGAATTCCGCCCTCCGCACCGCTGCGGTTGTCGTAGCCCTAGGAAGCTCCGCCACGGTCTTAACCATTCCCGCTGCGGGTGCTCAGGATGTGCCAGCGCACGCTCCCGCCACCCCGGGGGATCGCGCGGCTGAAATTCAAGCTTTGTTGGATAAGCCCATCCCCACCGACGTGGATGCGCTGCTCAAGCACGTGGGCGAGGTCTCCCGCCTTGCCGGGGAAACCAACGATCAGGTGGAAGCGCTCAAGGTCGAGCTGGCTGAGTCCCAGAAGCGCATCGAGGAGGCCAACGCCCGCATCGACGAAGCGCAGCAGCGCAGCGACCAGCGGGTCGCTGAGCTGGAGGTGTCCAAGGGGCGCGTAGAAGATGTCTCCCGTGCTCTCTACAACGGTGGCACGGCGTCGGAGCTCTCGGCGATCTCTGGCTCCGCTGATCCCCGCGAGGCAGTGGAGAAGACCGCGTACCTGGAATCCATCGCCAACCACAACTCCTTCGCCATCAAGGCCGCGGAGGAGGATCTCAAGGGTATCGTGGATGCGCGCAATGATGCAGCCCTTGCCCGCGCGAAGGCTCAGGCGGAGCAGCGCCACGTGGCTCGCCAGCAGGCAGAGCTGGAGTCCCGCTCCGCGCAGCTGGAGGAGCTGAAGCGCACCGTCATGAAGGCCGTGGACAACCTGAGCCCGGCTGACCGCGAACGCTGGGTCGCTCAAAACGGCCCCATCGACGTGAACGTGGACGAGTTCCTCTCCCGTCTGAAGGCTGGCGGCAGCCCCGCGGCCTCCGCGTACGCCCAGGGCGTGGTCGGCGCGGCACTGTCCAAGCTCGGTAGCCCCTACAGCTGGGGTGCTGCAGGCCCAGACGCGTTCGACTGCTCCGGCCTGATGTACTGGTCCTACCAGCAGCAAGGCAAGACCATCCCTCGCACGTCCCAGGCGCAGCTGAACGGTGGCCAGTCCGTAAGTCGTGACTCCATCCAGCCTGGCGACATCGTGGCCTACTACCCAGGCGCTACCCACGTGGGCATGTACATCGGCGATGGCAAGATCGTCCACGCGTCGGACTACGGAATCCCTGTCCAGGTTGTTCCGCTGGATTCCATGCCGATCGTGGGTATTTCCCGCTACTAG
- a CDS encoding polyadenylate-specific 3'-exoribonuclease AS codes for MKYFYDTEFIEDGTIIDLVSIGVVCEDGREFYAISTEFDETRANPWVKKHVLPQLPPRSNPAWMDRATLKAQLFEFLVPHHAEGRRLHANERPELWAWVGAYDHVALAQLWGDMTGLPQELPRFTRELKQLWEMAGSPTLPEPPTNAHDALADARFNVVKYRACMESWRRKKG; via the coding sequence ATGAAATACTTTTACGACACTGAATTCATCGAAGACGGCACCATCATCGACCTCGTATCCATCGGCGTGGTCTGCGAGGACGGTCGCGAGTTCTACGCCATCTCCACCGAATTCGATGAAACACGTGCCAACCCCTGGGTGAAAAAACACGTCCTGCCCCAACTGCCGCCGCGCAGCAACCCCGCATGGATGGACCGGGCAACCTTGAAGGCGCAACTGTTTGAGTTTCTGGTGCCTCACCATGCCGAAGGCCGGCGCCTCCACGCGAACGAACGGCCTGAGTTGTGGGCATGGGTGGGTGCCTACGATCACGTGGCCCTTGCCCAACTTTGGGGCGACATGACAGGCCTGCCCCAGGAGCTCCCGCGCTTTACCCGAGAGCTGAAACAGCTCTGGGAAATGGCCGGGTCGCCCACGCTGCCAGAGCCCCCGACGAACGCTCACGACGCCCTGGCCGACGCACGTTTCAACGTGGTGAAATATCGTGCGTGTATGGAAAGCTGGCGTCGTAAAAAAGGATAA